A portion of the Streptomyces sp. NBC_00376 genome contains these proteins:
- a CDS encoding vWA domain-containing protein, translating into MAGSPAAATGPAISLRKIEESAPALVSLYKSASVSLTKHRMSGERAAVYLVLDYSGSMREYYKDGSVQALADRVLGLSAHLDDDGRVPLVLFSTEVDAVTDIALDNHRGRVDAIVAGLGHMGRTSYHLAMDAVIDHHLDSGSTAPALVVFQTDGGPISKHAAERYLCKAAKLPLFWQFIGFGDKRSNQFDFLRKLDELAVPAKRPIDNAGFFHAGPDPRKVPDAELYDRLVAEFPQWLATARTQGIVK; encoded by the coding sequence ATGGCCGGCTCACCCGCCGCCGCAACAGGCCCGGCCATCAGCCTCCGCAAGATCGAGGAGAGCGCCCCCGCGCTGGTCAGCCTCTACAAGAGCGCCTCGGTGTCGCTGACCAAGCACCGCATGAGCGGCGAGCGCGCCGCGGTCTATCTGGTGCTCGACTACTCCGGCTCCATGCGGGAGTACTACAAGGACGGCAGCGTCCAGGCCCTGGCCGACCGGGTGCTGGGGCTCTCGGCCCATCTGGACGACGACGGCCGGGTCCCCCTCGTCCTGTTCTCAACGGAGGTCGACGCCGTCACCGACATCGCCCTGGACAACCACCGCGGCCGGGTCGACGCGATCGTGGCAGGTCTCGGGCACATGGGCAGGACCAGCTACCACCTGGCCATGGACGCCGTCATCGACCACCACCTCGACAGCGGCTCCACCGCGCCCGCCCTCGTCGTCTTCCAGACCGACGGCGGCCCGATCAGCAAGCACGCGGCGGAGCGCTATCTCTGCAAGGCGGCGAAACTGCCCCTGTTCTGGCAGTTCATCGGCTTCGGCGACAAGCGGAGCAATCAGTTCGACTTCCTGCGCAAGCTCGATGAACTGGCCGTACCCGCCAAGCGCCCGATAGACAACGCGGGCTTCTTCCACGCCGGACCCGACCCGCGCAAGGTCCCGGACGCCGAGCTGTACGACCGGCTCGTCGCCGAATTTCCGCAGTGGCTCGCCACGGCCCGGACTCAGGGCATCGTCAAGTGA
- a CDS encoding HutD/Ves family protein → MTARVLRAADRTATPWKNGGGVTREIAAHPEGAPMDAFDWRVSLAEVTEDGPFSTFPGVDRTLTVVEGAGMDLMVDGEHHIVDEPYWPHDFPGDLATDGALLGGPVVNLNVMCRRGRTSAAVAVVRGTVRLAAPPGGAVLAIALEDGAVLDGTELELDRYDALLTRDESAGVLWTHGWALLVTLSER, encoded by the coding sequence GTGACCGCCCGGGTCCTGCGGGCGGCCGACCGTACGGCCACCCCCTGGAAGAACGGCGGGGGAGTCACCCGGGAGATCGCGGCACACCCCGAGGGCGCGCCGATGGACGCCTTCGACTGGCGGGTCAGCCTCGCCGAGGTGACCGAGGACGGGCCGTTCTCCACGTTCCCCGGCGTCGACCGCACCCTGACCGTGGTCGAGGGCGCAGGCATGGACCTCATGGTGGACGGTGAGCACCACATCGTCGACGAGCCGTACTGGCCGCACGACTTCCCCGGTGACCTCGCGACCGACGGCGCACTGCTCGGCGGCCCGGTCGTCAACCTCAATGTGATGTGCCGCAGGGGGCGGACGAGCGCGGCGGTCGCGGTGGTGCGCGGCACCGTGCGGCTGGCGGCGCCCCCGGGCGGGGCGGTGCTTGCCATCGCGCTGGAGGACGGCGCGGTGCTCGACGGCACGGAGCTCGAACTCGACCGCTACGACGCGCTGTTGACGCGGGACGAATCGGCGGGGGTGCTGTGGACCCACGGGTGGGCGCTGCTGGTCACCCTCTCGGAGCGATGA
- a CDS encoding pyridoxamine 5'-phosphate oxidase family protein, translating to MTSSSWEEFRSAEPDFAETVRARFQLYKHHVLATLRKDGSPRVTGLEVDFRFGEVWLGMMPNSRKALDLLRDPRFAVQANPGPDAEMADGDARISGRAVEVTDPAVLARFIEEAKPPEPFHLFRVEPTEVVHTGLEGGDTVIIRTWRPGHPLRTFRRGNDADSLSTTT from the coding sequence ATGACATCGAGTTCCTGGGAAGAGTTCCGCTCGGCCGAGCCGGACTTCGCCGAAACCGTCCGGGCCCGCTTCCAGCTCTACAAGCACCACGTCCTGGCGACCCTGCGCAAGGACGGATCGCCGCGCGTGACCGGCCTGGAGGTGGACTTCCGCTTCGGCGAGGTGTGGCTCGGCATGATGCCGAACTCGCGCAAGGCGCTGGACCTGCTGCGCGATCCGCGGTTCGCGGTGCAAGCCAACCCCGGCCCGGACGCCGAGATGGCCGACGGGGACGCCCGGATCTCCGGCCGCGCGGTGGAGGTGACCGACCCCGCGGTGCTGGCACGCTTCATCGAGGAGGCGAAGCCGCCGGAACCCTTCCACCTCTTCCGCGTGGAGCCGACCGAGGTGGTGCACACCGGGCTCGAAGGCGGCGACACCGTGATCATCCGGACCTGGCGCCCCGGTCACCCGCTGCGCACCTTCCGAAGGGGCAACGATGCCGACTCACTGAGCACGACCACCTGA
- a CDS encoding acyl-CoA dehydrogenase family protein, whose product MRFLLDDEQREFARSLDAMLTAADTPSVVRAWAAGDHGPGKELWARLAGAGVFALAVPQAYEGVGPLPVELAVAFTELGRHAVPGPVVETVAASVLLADVGGPAAKEWLPRLASGAASATLRMDGHGPYALDADAVDAVFTVTGDELRLAPGPGVLSVSSDPARRLWRPAPGGELLASGARVAGAAARAAGWAAFATAAQSLGTGETLLRTTVEYVKQRTQFGAAIGSFQAVKHRLADTLIGLEFARPLLYGAALALAGDAPDAGAQVAAAKVTAGEAGYAAAGAALQLHGAVGYTQELDLALWLRKARPLRDAWGKPGACRARVLADGPAAPAARRPGLSGGRAQ is encoded by the coding sequence ATGCGTTTCCTCCTGGACGACGAGCAGCGGGAGTTCGCCCGCTCGCTGGACGCGATGCTGACCGCCGCGGACACCCCTTCGGTGGTACGGGCCTGGGCCGCCGGGGACCACGGACCGGGCAAGGAGCTGTGGGCCCGGCTGGCGGGGGCGGGGGTCTTCGCGCTCGCGGTGCCGCAGGCGTACGAGGGTGTCGGCCCGCTGCCGGTCGAACTCGCGGTCGCCTTCACCGAGCTGGGGCGGCACGCGGTGCCGGGGCCGGTGGTGGAGACGGTCGCGGCGTCGGTGCTGCTGGCGGACGTGGGCGGCCCGGCGGCCAAGGAGTGGCTGCCCCGGCTGGCGTCGGGCGCGGCGTCGGCGACGCTCCGGATGGACGGGCACGGGCCGTACGCGCTGGACGCGGACGCGGTGGACGCGGTGTTCACGGTGACCGGTGACGAGTTGCGGCTGGCGCCGGGGCCCGGGGTGCTCAGCGTGTCGTCCGACCCCGCGCGGCGGCTGTGGCGCCCCGCGCCGGGCGGGGAACTGCTCGCCTCGGGGGCCCGGGTGGCCGGGGCGGCGGCGCGGGCGGCCGGGTGGGCGGCGTTCGCGACGGCGGCGCAGTCGCTCGGCACGGGCGAGACCCTGCTGCGGACCACGGTCGAGTACGTGAAGCAGCGCACCCAGTTCGGTGCCGCCATCGGCTCCTTCCAGGCGGTGAAGCACCGGCTGGCGGACACGTTGATCGGGCTGGAGTTCGCCCGTCCGCTGCTGTACGGAGCGGCGCTCGCGCTCGCCGGGGACGCGCCGGACGCCGGTGCGCAGGTGGCGGCGGCCAAGGTGACGGCGGGCGAGGCGGGGTACGCGGCGGCCGGGGCGGCGCTGCAGCTGCACGGTGCGGTGGGGTACACGCAGGAGCTGGACCTGGCGCTGTGGCTGCGGAAGGCACGCCCGCTGCGGGACGCGTGGGGGAAGCCGGGGGCGTGCCGGGCGCGGGTGCTCGCCGACGGGCCGGCCGCGCCCGCCGCCCGGCGCCCCGGGCTCTCAGGTGGTCGTGCTCAGTGA
- a CDS encoding acyl-CoA dehydrogenase family protein produces the protein MDLSGTEQEAAFRDEARQWLRANVPAVPLPSLETAEGFAAHREWEARLYADRWSVVSWPAEYGGRGVDIFRWLVFEEEYYAAGGPGRVSQNGINLLAPTLFDHATQEQRARVLPSMASGEVIWAQAWSEPESGSDLASLRSRAVRTDGGWLLSGQKTWSSRAAFADRAFGIFRSDPGAAKPHHGLTYLMFDLSAPGVSVRPIGRLDGKPAFAELFLDEVFVPDEDVIGEPGQGWRIAMSTTGNERGLTLRSPGRFLAAADRLATLWRTHGDPSDTAMRDRVADAVIGARAYRLFTAANASRFAAGATIGAESSLNKVFWSEYDIALHESALDLLGPDAELAESEWSEGYVFSLAGPIYAGTNEIQRDIIAERLLGLPKGRR, from the coding sequence ATGGATCTGTCGGGCACCGAGCAGGAGGCGGCGTTCCGGGACGAGGCGCGCCAATGGCTGCGGGCCAACGTGCCCGCCGTGCCGCTGCCGTCGCTGGAGACCGCCGAGGGCTTCGCCGCGCACCGGGAGTGGGAGGCGCGGCTGTACGCGGACCGCTGGTCGGTGGTGTCCTGGCCGGCCGAGTACGGCGGCCGGGGCGTCGACATCTTCCGGTGGCTGGTCTTCGAGGAGGAGTACTACGCGGCGGGCGGCCCCGGCCGGGTCTCGCAGAACGGCATCAACCTCCTCGCCCCGACGCTCTTCGACCACGCCACTCAGGAGCAGCGGGCCCGGGTCCTGCCGTCGATGGCGAGCGGCGAGGTGATCTGGGCGCAGGCCTGGTCCGAGCCGGAGTCGGGCTCGGACCTGGCGTCGCTGCGTTCGCGGGCGGTGCGCACCGACGGCGGCTGGCTGCTCTCGGGGCAGAAGACCTGGTCCTCGCGGGCCGCGTTCGCGGACCGGGCGTTCGGCATCTTCCGCAGCGATCCGGGCGCGGCGAAACCGCACCACGGGCTGACGTATCTGATGTTCGACCTGTCGGCGCCCGGGGTCTCGGTCCGGCCGATCGGGCGGCTCGACGGCAAGCCGGCCTTCGCCGAACTGTTCCTGGACGAGGTGTTCGTACCGGACGAGGACGTCATCGGGGAGCCTGGCCAGGGCTGGCGTATCGCCATGTCGACAACGGGCAACGAGCGGGGGCTGACGCTCCGCTCCCCCGGCCGTTTCCTGGCCGCCGCCGACCGGCTGGCCACGCTGTGGCGCACCCATGGCGACCCCTCGGACACGGCGATGCGGGACCGGGTGGCGGACGCGGTGATCGGGGCGCGCGCGTATCGGCTCTTCACCGCCGCCAACGCGTCCCGCTTCGCCGCCGGGGCGACCATCGGCGCGGAGTCCAGCCTGAACAAGGTGTTCTGGTCCGAGTACGACATCGCGCTGCACGAGAGCGCACTCGACCTGCTGGGTCCGGATGCGGAACTCGCCGAATCCGAGTGGTCCGAGGGGTATGTCTTCTCCCTCGCGGGCCCCATCTACGCCGGCACGAACGAGATCCAGCGCGACATCATCGCCGAGCGGCTGCTCGGCCTGCCGAAGGGACGGCGCTGA
- a CDS encoding enoyl-CoA hydratase, producing the protein MPSAHDPSAAGHRDGPVLYERRGPVAYLTLNRPRYRNAQNSAMTYALDDAFYRAAEDSEVKVAVLAGAGEHFSAGHDIGTPERDAHLPFERRAGLWWDHSDKAGAESRFARESEVYLGMCRRWRELPKPVIASVQGACVAGGLMLAWICDLIVASEDAFFADPVVRMGIPGVEYFAHPWMMPPRIAKEFLYTGDRMSARRAYEVGMVNKVVEREELADRTDELALRIAAMPRLGLALTKRAVNQAEDLQGMHTGMDSVFGLHHLAHAHNAETAADSLGGMDIASMKKADG; encoded by the coding sequence ATGCCCTCTGCCCACGACCCCTCCGCCGCCGGCCACCGGGACGGCCCGGTCCTCTACGAGCGCCGCGGCCCGGTCGCGTACCTCACGCTGAACCGCCCGCGCTACCGCAACGCCCAGAACTCGGCCATGACCTACGCCCTGGACGACGCGTTCTACCGGGCCGCCGAGGACTCCGAGGTCAAGGTGGCCGTGCTGGCGGGCGCCGGGGAGCACTTCTCCGCGGGCCATGACATCGGCACGCCGGAGCGCGACGCGCATCTGCCCTTCGAGCGCCGGGCGGGCCTGTGGTGGGACCACTCCGACAAGGCCGGTGCGGAGAGCCGCTTCGCCCGCGAGTCGGAGGTCTATCTGGGCATGTGCAGGCGGTGGCGCGAGCTGCCGAAGCCGGTCATCGCATCCGTCCAGGGCGCCTGCGTGGCCGGCGGGCTGATGCTCGCCTGGATCTGCGACCTGATCGTGGCGAGCGAGGACGCCTTCTTCGCCGATCCGGTGGTGCGGATGGGCATCCCAGGCGTCGAGTACTTCGCCCACCCGTGGATGATGCCGCCCCGGATCGCGAAGGAGTTCCTCTACACCGGCGACCGGATGAGCGCCCGCCGGGCGTACGAGGTCGGCATGGTGAACAAGGTGGTGGAGCGGGAGGAACTCGCCGACCGCACCGATGAGCTGGCGCTGCGGATCGCCGCGATGCCCCGGCTCGGGCTGGCCCTCACCAAGCGCGCGGTCAACCAGGCCGAGGACCTCCAGGGGATGCACACCGGGATGGACTCCGTCTTCGGGCTGCACCACCTCGCCCACGCGCACAACGCGGAGACGGCTGCCGACTCGCTCGGCGGCATGGACATCGCCTCGATGAAGAAGGCGGACGGCTGA